Proteins co-encoded in one Fusarium musae strain F31 chromosome 3, whole genome shotgun sequence genomic window:
- a CDS encoding hypothetical protein (EggNog:ENOG41) — MAELDTLDIVVLGVIFLGTVAYFTKGKLWGVTKDPYANGFAAGGAAKPGRTRNIVEAMEESGKNCVVFYGSQTGTAEDYASRLAKEGKSRFGLNTMIADLEDYDFDNLDTVPSDNIVMFVLATYGEGEPTDNAVDFYEFITGEDASFNEGNDPPLGNLNYVAFGLGNNTYEHYNSMVRNVNKALEKLGAHRIGEAGEGDDGAGTMEEDFLAWKDPMWEALANKMGLEEREAVYEPIFAINERDDLTPEANEVYLGEPNKLHLEGTAKGPFNSHNPYIAPIAESYELFSAKDRNCLHMEVDISGSNLKYETGDHIAIWPTNPGEEVNKFLDILDLSGKQHSVVTVKALEPTAKVPFPNPTTYDAILRYHLEICAPVSRQFVSTLAAFAPNDDIKAEMNRLGSDKDYFHEKTGPHYYNIARFLASVSKGEKWTKIPFSAFIEGLTKLQPRYYSISSSSLVQPKKISITAVVESQQIPGRDDPFRGVATNYLFALKQKQNGDPNPAPFGQSYELTGPRNKYDGIHVPVHVRHSNFKLPSDPGKPIIMIGPGTGVAPFRGFVQERAKQARDGVEVGKTLLFFGCRKSTEDFMYQKEWQEYKEALGDKFEMITAFSREGSKKVYVQHRLKERSKEVSDLLSQKAYFYVCGDAAHMAREVNTVLAQIIAEGRGVSEAKGEEIVKNMRSANQYQEDVWS; from the exons TGTTGTCTTCTATGGTTCTCAGACCGGTACTGCTGAAGATTATGCTTCTCGCCTCGCCAAGGAGGGTAAGAGTCGATTTGGATTAAACACTATGATTGCCGATCTTGAGGACTACGATTTCGACAACCTGGATACCGTCCCAAGTGACAACATCGTCATGTTCGTTCTCGCAACTTATGGTGAAGGCGAGCCTACCGATAACGCGGTCGACTTCTATGAGTTCATTACCGGCGAGGATGCCAGCTTCAATGAAGGCAATGATCCGCCGCTGGGCAACCTCAACTACGTTGCTTTTGGTCTTGGAAACAACACTTACGAGCACTACAACTCTATGGTCCGCAATGTCAACAAGGCTCTCGAGAAACTTGGCGCTCACCGCATTGGTGAAGCTGGtgagggtgatgatggtgctggTACCATGGAAGAGGATTTCTTGGCTTGGAAGGATCCCATGTGGGAAGCCCTTGCTAATAAAATGGGACTGGAAGAGCGTGAAGCCGTCTACGAGCCCATCTTTGCCATTAACGAACGCGACGACCTGACTCCTGAAGCCAATGAAGTGTATCTCGGTGAGCCCAACAAGCTTCACCTTGAAGGCACCGCCAAGGGACCATTCAACTCTCACAACCCCTACATTGCCCCTATCGCTGAATCTTACGAGTTGTTCTCCGCCAAGGACAGAAACTGCCTCCACATGGAAGTTGACATCAGCGGTTCTAACCTCAAGTACGAGACTGGAGACCATATTGCTATCTGGCCTACCAACCCTGGTGAGGAGGTCAACAAATTCCTGGATATTCTCGACCTCTCCGGCAAGCAGCACAGCGTTGTCACTGTCAAGGCTCTCGAGCCAACCGCCAAGGTTCCTTTTCCCAACCCTACAACCTACGATGCCATTCTGCGATACCACCTCGAGATCTGCGCTCCTGTTTCGCGTCAATTCGTCTCTACTCTCGCCGCATTCGCTCCCAACGATgatatcaaggctgagatgaacCGCCTTGGTAGCGACAAGGATTATTTCCACGAGAAGACTGGTCCGCATTACTACAACATTGCCCGTTTCCTCGCCAGCGTCAGCAAGGGCGAGAAGTGGACCAAAATCCCCTTCTCTGCCTTCATCGAGGGTCTCACCAAGCTCCAGCCCCGTTACTATTCtatttcttcctcgtctctgGTTCAGCCCAAGAAGATCTCCATCACTGCCGTCGTTGAGTCCCAGCAGATTCCTGGCCGAGATGATCCTTTCCGTGGTGTTGCCACAAACTATCTTTTTGCCCTAAAGCAAAAGCAGAACGGCGACCCCAACCCTGCACCTTTCGGTCAGAGCTACGAGCTTACAGGCCCCCGCAACAAGTATGATGGCATCCACGTTCCTGTCCATGTTCGCCACTCCAACTTCAAGCTTCCCTCGGACCCTGGTAAGCCTATCATCATGATCGGTCCTGGTACTGGTGTCGCTCCCTTCCGCGGATTCGTTCAGGAGCGTGCTAAGCAAGCccgtgatggtgttgaggttggaAAGACACTCTTATTCTTTGGTTGCCGAAAGTCAACAGAGGATTTCATGTACCAGAAGGAGTGGCAG GAATACAAGGAGGCTCTTGGCGATAAGTTTGAGATGATCACCGCCTTTTCTCGAGAGGGCTCCAAGAAGGTTTATGTCCAGCACCGACTTAAGGAGCGATCCAAGGAGGTCAGCGACCTGCTCTCCCAGAAGGCTTATTTCTATGTCTGCGGTGATGCAGCCCACATGGCCCGTGAGGTCAATACCGTCTTGGCACAAATCATTGCCGAGGGACGTGGGGTCTCTGAGGCCAAGGGCGAGGAGATCGTGAAGAACATGAGGTCAGCGAACCAATACCAG GAGGATGTTTGGTCATAG
- a CDS encoding hypothetical protein (EggNog:ENOG41), producing MEPATGAAPFLSNQSDRRPQHLAIPGSTDHNALLGHFQGLSLTGMTLPAPQGAPVPMPPPYMVSPDGLILASMPGSQSVALNHPNESAYPGYQMNGAYANPYALSGPLVPFTPARANAGHPRGDRTQSEVPGLENRRGSYSTTESAPATPFYGSWPNREHGPRVHSDRSAYTTPSPHQLLGSHHVEATTKAKPSPVSDHVLDEILAKEPAIPTAVPAVFTPAGQMKSLEQSLENRIPGNRNVYIRGLYPTTDDHTLYQFTSRFGEVETSKAIIDTATGACKGFGFAKFFDVAHSEMCIRGFHRLGYEVGFARACSPNPWMSVEKESFNSRLKAEGDDDSTNLYISNLPKSLTEVELGAIFRDYTILSSKILRDSMGNSRGVGFARFENREICDDVIERFHGSSVGDEGLLMNIRYADTPAQKELKRVTAERRQFRTNEYNIGAYGTPLVGYGGSMYPHHAQNRRAAIPITRPPMPPAPSVSDTNNETRRLASQRQSIGTAAIGSTDEVIATPASSECGENTTVHADAVVAGSSFDASPSIKKEIKKDVKREIKKEI from the exons ATGGAACCGGCCACTGGTGCGGCACCTTTCCTCTCCAACCAGTCTGATAGGCGACCTCAGCATCTCGCTATCCCTGGATCTACCGATCACAATGCTTTGTTGGGCCACTTTCAGGGGTTGAGCCTTACGGGCATGACTTTGCCTGCTCCCCAGGGCGCGCCTGTTCCCATGCCACCACCTTACATGGTTTCTCCCGATGGACTCATTCTTGCCTCCATGCCAGGTTCCCAGTCGGTTGCACTTAACCACCCGAATGAATCGGCCTATCCTGGCTACCAGATGAATGGAGCCTATGCGAACCCATATGCTCTATCCGGCCCTCTCGTTCCCTTCACCCCTGCTCGCGCCAATGCTGGACATCCTCGTGGTGACCGAACTCAGTCCGAAGTTCCTGGCTTGGAGAACCGCCGCGGCTCCTACTCGACCACAGAGTCCGCACCTGCTACCCCCTTCTACGGGAGCTGGCCAAATCGTGAGCATGGTCCCCGAGTTCACAGCGATCGATCAGCGTACACAACTCCTTCTCCCCACCAACTCCTCGGCTCTCACCACGTCGAAGCTACGACTAAGGCAAAGCCTTCTCCGGTGTCTGATCACGTCCTGGATGAGATTTTGGCAAAGGAACCTGCCATTCCTACGGCAGTTCCTGCAGTTTTCACGCCTGCAGGTCAGATGAAGAGCCTTGAACAAAGCCTCGAAAATCGAATCCCCGGCAACCGCAATGTCTATATCCGTGGCCTTTACCCGACCACTGATGATCATACCCTCTATCAATTCACTTCCCGTTTCGGTGAAGTTGAGACTTCCAAGGCGATCATTGACACTGCCACCGGTGCGTGCAAAGG GTTTGGCTTCGCAAAGTTCTTTGACGTTGCTCACTCTGAGATGTGTATTCGCGGATTCCATCGTCTTGGATACGAAGTCGGCTTTGCTAGGGCATGTTCCCCAAACCCATGGATGAGTGTTGAGAAG GAGTCTTTCAACTCTCGCCTCAAGGCTGAGGGCGACGACGACTCTACCAACCTGTACATCTCGAATCTTCCCAAGTCTCTGACAGAAGTG GAGCTCGGCGCCATTTTCAGGGATTATACGATCTTGTCTAGCAAGATCCTTCGTGATAGCATGGGGAACAGCCGCGGTGTTGGTTTCGCTCG CTTTGAGAACCGAGAGATTTGCGATGATGTTATCGAGAGGTTCCATGGTTCGAGTGTTGGCGATGAAGGACTTCTCATGAACATTCGCTACGCTGATACTCCAGCTCAGAAGGAACTGAAGCGAGTCACCGCTGAGCGTCGTCAGTTCCGAACGAACGAGTACAACATCGGGGCCTACGGCACACCCCTCGTCGGCTATGGTGGCTCCATGTACCCTCACCACGCCCAGAACCGACGAGCAGCCATCCCCATCACCCGGCC TCCCATGCCCCCGGCTCCCTCTGTGTCCGATACCAACAATGAGACTCGGCGCCTGGCTTCTCAGCGTCAATCCATTGG GACGGCTGCTATTGGGAGCACCGATGAAGTGATTGCCACACCCGCCTCATCCGAATGCGGCGAGAACACCACCGTTCACGCGGATGCAGTGGTGGCTGGCTCATCCTTCGATGCGTCCCCTTCAATCAAGAAGGAAATCAAGAAGGACGTAAAGAGGGAGATTAAGAAGGAGATCTAA
- a CDS encoding hypothetical protein (EggNog:ENOG41~BUSCO:EOG09262KVB) yields the protein MKLDTRAMRHLASEDWRVLTAVEMGSKNHELVPTSLIEKISRLRGGAGSVHKSISALAKVGLIARVKEAKYDGYRLTYGGLDYLALHTYAKKKDVYSVGDRIGVGKESDIMVVADHSGTQRVLKIHRLGRISFRTVKSNRDYLKNRQSGSWMYLSRLAAMKEFAFMKALREEGFPVPEPIAQSRHTIVMSLIDAFPLRQIAEVPDPASLYADLIALILRLAKQGLIHGDFNEFNILIKENITKSEHGEETLTLEPVIIDFPQMISMEHQNAEMYFDRDVNCIKRFFERRFHFVPTEPGPFFKHAKKTVGKDGVKRIDAAVEASGFTKRMLKDLEAAIKERGDQTAQHSGDEDDEDEGEDSDEESENSEADNTEHPRDGQVSGGLLGDDAMASKEDMVEESMSKLTV from the exons ATGAAGTTAGATACACGGGCAATGCGCCACCTCGCCTCTGAGGATTGGCGAGTCCTGACAGCA GTCGAAATGGGAAGCAAGAACCACGAACTTGTCCCAACATCATTGATCGAAAAGATTTCACGCCTTCGTGGTGGTGCCGGAAGCGTTCATAAGAGTATCTCAGCCCTTGCCAAAGTCGGTCTCATTGCGCGCGTGAAGGAGGCAAAATATGATGGATATCGACTCACATATGGTGGACTCGACTACCTTGCACTTCACACCTATGCCAAGAAAAAGGATGTCTACAGTGTAGGAGACAGAATTGGTGTGGGTAAAGAGAGTGATATCATGGTTGTGGCGGATCATAGTGGCACCCAACGAGTCCTCAAGATCCATCGACTGGGTCGAATTTCTTTCCGAACCGTCAAATCGAATCGAGACTACCTTAAGAATCGACAATCTGGATCATGGATGTATCTTTCACGGCTCGCTGCCATGAAAGAGTTTGCTTTCATGAAGGCTCTACGTGAAGAAGGCTTCCCCGTCCCCGAGCCCATTGCACAATCACGGCACACAATTGTCATGTCTTTAATAGACGCTTTTCCTCTTCGACAAATAGCGGAGGTTCCTGATCCGGCATCTTTGTATGCTGACCTCATTGCTTTGATCCTCCGACTCGCCAAACAAGGACTGATTCATGGTGATTTCAATGAATTCAAcatcttgatcaaggagaacatTACCAAATCCGAGCATGGAGAGGAGACCCTGACACTCGAGCCTGTCATTATTGACTTCCCCCAAATGATTTCCATGGAACATCAAAATGCCGAGATGTACTTCGATCGAGACGTGAACTGCATCAAACGCTTCTTTGAGCGAAGATTTCACTTTGTTCCAACAGAACCCGGTCCCTTTTTCAAGCATGCGAAAAAGACAGTGGGTAAAGATGGCGTGAAACGAATTGACGCTGCGGTGGAGGCTTCCGGCTTTACAAAGAGGATGTTAAAAGATCTCGAGGCTGCTATCAAGGAAAGGGGGGACCAAACGGCTCAACATAGTGgggacgaagacgatgaagatgaaggtgaagaCAGTGACGAAGAGAGTGAAAATAGTGAGGCAGATAACACAGAACACCCTCGTGATGGCCAGGTATCAGGCGGTCTACTTGGCGACGATGCTATGGCTTCGAAGGAGGATATGGTAGAGGAGAGTATGTCAAAGCTGACAGTATAA
- the RPN1 gene encoding proteasome regulatory particle base subunit (EggNog:ENOG41~BUSCO:EOG09260JED), translating into MAQDSEVPKAADKGKGKAVDDAKKDKHQTNGKKEDEKIETAEEELNEEDQQLKNELELLVERLTEPNTELYKPALEAMKNLIKTSTSSMTAVPKPLKFLRPHYESLTKLFEQWPEGEDRTSLADVLSVIGMTFSDEDRQDTLFYRLQAPSSDISSWGHEYTRHLALEIGEVYGKRIANDESTKDLIDLALVLIPLFLKSNAEADAVDLMSELEIIEEMPKFVDENTYARVCLYMSSMVNLLTYPDNETFLKTAHDIYMEYKQFAQAMVLAIRLHDYELIKSDFEKAEDPALQKQLAFLTARQRIALNADDQSEENTALVESLGNLKLSEHFKSLGKELNILEPKTTEDIYKSHLESSRVAGMTNLDSARHNLAAAFVNAFVNAGFGNDKMMLVDGEKETWVWKTKADGMMSTVASMGTLLMWDIENGLDKIDKYTYSSETEISAGAMLAIGIMNSGVVMDSDPAIALLADQDKLEHPNPLVRTACIMGLGLAYAGSNKEDVLEHLLPMISDASVDMQISAMAALSCGLIFTGSSHPEISEAIITTLMDDDRKNQLTDKWTRFLALGLGLLFFGRQEEVDVILETLKAIEHPMAKSTAVMAEICAWAGTGAVLKIQELLHICNEHQEESEEKRGDELLQAYAVIGIALVAMGEDIGQEMVLRQFGHLMHYGEANIRKAVPLAMGLISPSNPQMKVYDTLSRYSHDNDPEVAINAIFAMGLLGAGTNNARLAQLLRQLASYYHRDQDALFMVRIAQGLLHMGKGTLSISPFHTDRQVLSRVAAAGLLATLVAMIEPKEFITGQSHYLLYFLVTAMHPRFLVTLDEDLKPLKVNVRVGQAVDVVGQAGRPKTITGWQTQSTPVVLGYGERAELEDEEYISLNSTLEGLVILRKNPDWEAEK; encoded by the exons atggcTCAAGACAGCGAGGTGCCCAAGGCGGCcgacaagggcaagggcaaggccgTCGACGATgcgaagaaggacaagcatCAGACAAACGGAAAGAAAGAGGACGAGAAAATTGAGA ctgctgaggaggagctcaACGAGGAGGACCAACAACTGAAGAACGAGCTTGAATTGCTGGTCGAGCGCTTGACC GAGCCAAACACGGAACTTTACAAGCCCGCCCTTGAAGCAATGAAGAACTTGATAAAGACGTCGACGTCATCCATGACAGCAGTTCCAAAGCCCCTCAAATTCCTACGACCGCATTACGAGTCCTTGACGAAACTTTTCGAGCAGTGGCCCGAGGGCGAAGACAGGACCTCGCTGGCGGATGTTCTCTCCGTCATCGGTATGACGTTTTCAGATGAAGACCGACAAGACACACTGTTTTACAGACTTCAAGCACCTTCATCTGATATCAGCTCGTGGGGCCACGAGTATACCAGACATCTCGCGCTTGAGATTGGAGAAGTGTATGGAAAGCGAATCGCAAATGACGAGTCCACCAAGGACCTGATCGACTTGGCGCTTGTTTTGATccccctcttcctcaagagcAATGCCGAGGCCGATGCTGTGGATCTTATGAGCGAACTCGAAATCATTGAGGAAATGCCCAAGTTCGTGGACGAAAACACATACGCTCGTGTATGCTTGTACATGTCTTCGATGGTGAACCTCCTCACCTACCCCGACAACGAGACTTTTCTCAAGACCGCACACGACATTTACATGGAATACAAGCAGTTTGCACAGGCCATGGTCCTCGCAATTCGTCTACACGATTACGAACTCATTAAGTCCGATTTCGAAAAGGCTGAAGACCCTGCCcttcagaagcagctcgCGTTTCTAACTGCTCGGCAAAGGATAGCTCTCAATGCCGATGACCAGTCAGAAGAGAACACTGCCCTTGTAGAGTCCCTCGGCAACCTGAAGCTATCGGAACATTTCAAGTCACTGGGCAAGGAGCTCAACATCCTGGAGCCAAAGACTACCGAGGATATCTACAAGAGCCACCTGGAGAGCAGTCGAGTTGCAGGAATGACTAACTTGGACTCTGCTCGGCATAACCTTGCAGCGGCATTCGTCAATGCTTTTGTGAATGCTGGTTTCGGCAACGATAAAATGATGCTTGTCGACGGTGAGAAGGAGACCTGGGTCTGGAAGACCAAAGCCGATGGCATGATGTCTACCGTTGCCTCCATGGGCACTCTTTTGATGTGGGATATCGAGAATGGGCTTGACAAGATCGATAAGTACACGTACTCTTCAGAGACAGAGATTTCGGCTGGCGCAATGCTTGCTATTGGAATCATGAATTCGGGTGTAGTAATGGACTCAGATCCAGCTATTGCCCTGTTGGCTGATCAGGACAAGCTTGAACATCCTAACCCCCTCGTCAGGACTGCCTGCATCATGGGTCTTGGACTTGCTTATGCCGGGTCTAACAAGGAAGACGTTCTCGAGCACTTGCTACCCATGATATCTGATGCTAGTGTTGATATGCAGATTTCGGCAATGGCTGCTTTATCCTGCGGTCTTATCTTCACTGGCTCTTCTCACCCGGAAATTAGTGAGGCCATCATTACTACTCTAATGGATGACGATCGCAAAAACCAACTGACTGACAAGTGGACACGATTCTtggctcttggtcttggtctcctgTTCTTTGGACGACAAGAAGAGGTCGATGTTATCCTCGAAACCCTGAAGGCCATCGAGCATCCTATGGCCAAGTCGACGGCCGTCATGGCTGAGATTTGCGCCTGGGCCGGTACTGGTGCTGTCCTCAAGATCCAGGAGCTTCTCCATATCTGCAATGAGCATCAAGAGGAGtctgaagagaagaggggcGACGAACTTCTACAGGCATACGCGGTAATTGGTATTGCACTGGTGGCTATGGGTGAAGATATTGGACAAGAAATGGTCCTGCGTCAGTTCGGCCATCTCATGCACTACGGCGAGGCCAACATTCGAAAAGCTGTGCCCCTTGCCATGGGTCTCATTAGCCCCAGCAACCCTCAAATGAAGGTGTATGATACCCTCTCAAGATACAGTCACGACAACGATCCTGAGGTTGCTATCAACGCCATCTTTGCCATGGGTCTTCTGGGTGCAGGCACCAACAATGCCCGATTAGCTCAGCTGCTTCGACAACTCGCCAGTTATTACCACCGTGACCAGGATGCTCTTTTTATGGTGCGAATCGCCCAGGGTCTCCTCCACATGGGTAAGGGTACTCTATCAATCAGTCCCTTCCACACCGATCGCCAGGTTCTGTCCCGTGTGGCGGCCGCTGGTCTGCTTGCTACTCTTGTCGCTATGATTGAGCCCAAAGAGTTTATCACCGGCCAGTCACATTACCTCCTCTACTTCCTTGTCACGGCCATGCACCCCCGCTTCCTTGTTACCTTGGACGAAGACCTCAAGCCTCTCAAGGTCAATGTCCGTGTGGGTCAAGCCGTCGATGTCGTTGGCCAAGCTGGTCGTCCCAAGACAATCACTGGCTGGCAAACTCAGAGCACACCTGTAGTGCTCGGATATGGTGAGCGAGCAGagctggaagatgaggagtaCATCAGTCTCAACAGCACTCTAGAAGGCTTAGTAATTTTGCGGAAG AACCCTGATTGGGAAGCTGAGAAATAG
- a CDS encoding hypothetical protein (EggNog:ENOG41) has translation MGKHTTNSSSASISSSKRSLSRQSSASSSLAERVGDRVAGDSPPLRQDVALQPLTSTSTSASSSSARSTVTVSPSHPVQAKGHVLPYQAPASHIPPPSLSTVATPAAFALAFASTPASASTSIHASAPTSAAVPPVLVGGQDAAQPLHIDSDDSLDAIPQPIDDTIDMASKKTPFLRSAAARSDAAPYGSVSLTPSRNNSPAGSDRWDPDSHQLRHVPDTMRSETSHRSVLGKKSSSRLSEEIDGAVLVSGLEGRLGITEPTHTGVLEGSMKDDLSEDGALLDDASSAASDSDHQENSPHEAVRASVPPTDNTTLSINTPRMWCLSVIFAILGSSTNLFFSLRYPSVAITPVIALLLVHPLGHLWDFVLKRPYDPEEEFIDGVRTTSVSDDSHGPHKIKRRTRWRRWLAQGRWNEKEHTCVYVSSNVAFGFAFATDVIVEQTQFYNQEAPIVYQLLLTISTQILGYGFAGITRRFLVRPSGMIWPGTLMSAAMFSTLHKQENKPAGGWTISRWKFFYIVWTISFLFYFLPGLLMPALSYFNVITWFAPKNVVIANLFGVSSGLGLFPLTFDWAQVTYVGSPLLVPFWAAMNVIGGLAVVMWIIAPVLYYTNVLFSSYMPILSAAVFDNTGKVYDVSKILTPDFLFDREAYQSYSRVFLPITYVLSYGVQFAGLAALLTHTACWHGQDIWRSWKRALEEAREDGQPKYEPVADSPGPLPRQSLDEDHRRMSTSTSHVDGIISREDIHSKLMKRYKDAPLSWYLITFLSMTAIGIFVVEYYPVHLPWYGLLLALGLGALFFIPNGIIMAVTNQHSSIYLICQLICGVVFPGRPIANMVFVTYGYISSAQGIKFASDLKLGHYMKIPPRILFLVQIVATLVSSLTQIGVLNWMFANIKGICTSEALNGFTCPIARVHFNGSILWGVVGPNEFFGPKAIYRSLVWFFPLGALLPIPLWLYCRRNRSSILRKVNLPVIFGAMSWIPPATGLNFSVWVLVCYVFNYLIKNRHNAWWSKYTMTLSAALDSGLAFGIVVVFFGFIYPGLAKNLKWWGTEVYKQGCDWQACSYNTLPEGERFGPKTW, from the exons ATGGGTAAACACACCACCAACTCATCCTcggcctccatctcctccagcaAACGAAGCCTAAGCCGCCAATCTTCAGCGTCTTCGTCCCTGGCAGAGAGGGTTGGAGACAGGGTTGCTGGTGATTCCCCTCCACTCCGCCAGGACGTCGCCCTTCAGCCCCtaacatccacatccacgtccgcatcctcatcctctgccAGGTCCACCGTGACTGTCTCACCCTCACACCCAGTCCAAGCCAAGGGTCATGTCTTGCCGTATCAGGCTCCGGCCTCTCATAtacctcctccttcattaAGTACCGTTGCTACCCCAGCTGCATTTGCACTTGCATTTGCATCTAcacctgcatctgcatctacTTCTATTCACGCTTCGGCTCCAACCTCAGCTGCTGTTCCACCGGTTCTCGTTGGTGGTCAAGATGCGGCGCAGCCTCTTCATATCGATTCCGACGATAGTCTAGATGCCATTCCTCAACCCATAGACGACACTATAGATATGGCTTCCAAGAAGACGCCCTTCTTGCGCTCCGCCGCCGCTCGCTCCGATGCTGCTCCCTACGGTTCGGTCTCACTAACACCCAGTCGCAATAATTCACCCGCTGGTAGTGATCGCTGGGATCCCGATTCCCACCAGCTTCGTCACGTTCCGGATACAATGCGCAGCGAGACCTCGCACCGCTCCGTCCTTGGCAAGAAATCATCCTCAAGGTTATCCGAAGAGATCGATGGCGCCGTCCTAGTCTCGGGCCTCGAAGGCCGCCTGGGCATTACCGAACCTACACATACTGGTGTTCTCGAGGGTAGCATGAAGGACGACTTGTCTGAAGATGGCGCACTGCTGGATGACGCTTCTTCGGCCGCATCGGATTCTGACCATCAAGAAAACTCGCCTCACGAGGCTGTTCGTGCCTCTGTTCCGCCTACAGACAATACCACCCTCTCCATAAATACGCCACGCATGTGGTGTCTCTCTGTCATTTTCGCTATTCTAGGCTCTTCGACCAATCTGTTCTTCTCCTTAAGATACCCCAGTGTTGCCATTACTCCAGTTATTGCCTTATTGCTTGTCCATCCTCTTGGACATTTGTGGGATTTTGTGCTGAAGCGTCCTTATGACCCCGAGGAGGAGTTTATCGATGGTGTACGGACGACTTCCGTCAGTGACGATTCGCATGGGCCGCATAAGATCAAGAGACGCACgcgttggaggagatggttAGCGCAAGGTCGTTGGAACGAAAAGGAGCATACTTGCGTCTATGTCAGTAGCAATGTTGCATTTGGCTTCGCCTTTGCCACAGATGTCATTGTTGAGCAGACTCAGTTCTACAATCAGGAAGCTCCTATCGTGtaccagcttcttctcaccaTATCCACCCAGATTCTCGGTTATGGCTTCGCAGGCATAACACGCCGCTTCCTTGTTCGACCCAGCGGAATGATCTGGCCCGGGACTCTCATGTCGGCAGCTATGTTCTCGACGCTTCACAAACAGGAGAACAAACCTGCCGGAGGCTGGACCATTAGCAGGTGGAAATTCTTCTACATCGTCTGGACCATATCCTTCCTCTTCTATTTTCTCCCAGGACTACTTATGCCGGCACTCAGCTATTTCAACGTCATTACCTGGTTTGCGCCCAAAAATGTAGTTATCGCAAACCTGTTCGGCGTCTCCTCCGGCCTTGGGCTCTTTCCCCTGACCTTTGACTGGGCGCAAGTGACCTACGTTGGCTCACCGTTACTTGTTCCGTTCTGGGCTGCTATGAATGTTATCGGGGGTTTAGCTGTGGTAATGTGGATTATCGCACCTGTTCTCTACTACACCAACGTTCTCTTCTCATCGTACATGCCGATTCTTTCGGCTGCTGTTTTCGACAACACGGGCAAGGTCTACGATGTCAGCAAGATTCTCACGCCTGATTTCCTCTTTGACCGAGAGGCCTACCAGAGCTACAGTAGAGTGTTCTTGCCAATCACATACGTGTTGAGCTATGGTGTTCAATTCGCTGGTCTGGCTGCTCTTCTGACGCATACTGCCTGTTGGCACGGTCAGGATATATGGAGGTCTTGGAAACGAGCACTTGAGGAAGCTCGCGAGGATGGGCAGCCAAAGTATGAACCGGTTGCGGATTCTCCTGGGCCTTTACCACGGCAATCGCTCGACGAGGACCATAGGCGCATGTCAACATCCACTTCTCATGTAGATGGAATTATTAGCCGCGAAGATATTCACAGCAAACTCATGAAGAGATACAAGGATGCCCCTCTGAGCTGGTATCTTATCACGTTTCTCTCCATGACTGCTATCGGCatctttgttgttgaatA CTATCCCGTCCATTTGCCCTGGTACGGCCTCCTTCTCGCGCTTGGCCTTGGAGCACTGTTTTTCATCCccaatggcatcatcatggccgtCACAAACCAACACAGCAGCATCTATCTCATCTGTCAACTCATCTGCGGTGTTGTGTTCCCAGGTCGCCCCATCGCAAACATGGTTTTCGTTACATACGGCTACATCTCATCAGCGCAAGGTATCAAATTCGCTTCCGACCTTAAACTCGGCCACTACATGAAGATTCCTCCTCGCATCCTCTTTCTTGTTCAGATCGTCGCGACACTTGTCTCGTCGCTGACTCAGATTGGTGTGCTCAACTGGATGTTCGCAAACATCAAAGGCATTTGCACTTCAGAGGCTCTCAATGGATTCACCTGCCCCATTGCAAGAGTGCACTTCAACGGCTCCATTCTGTGGGGTGTCGTTGGACCTAACGAATTCTTCGGTCCGAAGGCCATATATCGTTCCCTGGTCTGGTTCTTCCCCCTTGGCGCTCTCCTCCCCATTCCCCTGTGGCTTTACTGTCGACGTAACCGCTCCAGTATTCTCCGCAAGGTCAACCTCCCTGTTATCTTTGGCGCCATGTCCTGGATACCTCCTGCAACAGGCCTCAACTTCTCTGTCTGGGTACTCGTATGCTACGTCTTCAACTATCTTATCAAGAACCGCCACAATGCCTGGTGGAGCAAGTACACCATGACCTTGAGCGCCGCCCTCGATTCTGGGCTTGCCTTTGGTATAGTAGTTGTCTTTTTCGGCTTCATCTACCCTGGGCTTGCAAAGAACCTCAAGTGGTGGGGCACTGAAGTGTACAAGCAGGGTTGTGACTGGCAAGCATGCTCATATAATACCCTCCCAGAAGGTGAACGCTTCGGGCCCAAAACATGGTAG